In Kwoniella pini CBS 10737 chromosome 2, complete sequence, the sequence ACTCTGGAGAACTTTGATCACAAGCTGATACTCAATAAACCCTTTAGTCCGATTAAATATTCGTACTTTAGCAACCGATTTCGATAAgacagaagatgatattaaaGCATTACAATCTGTTGGACAAATCATAGGAGAGGTTCTCAAGCAATTAGATGAGGAGAGATGTACGTTAGCTTGCCACCGAGATATACGGACTATAGGCTGATGGAATCTGTTTGTTGGTGTAGTCATTGTCAAAGCGTCTTCTGGACCTCGATATGTAGTCTCTTATAGACCTACATTACCAGCCGCTAAAGTAAGTCAGCTGTTTAATAGATTAGAATTCGCACAGCTGACGTTGAACTCTACAGCTCAAAGCAGGTGTCCGAGTTTCGCTCGATATGACAACTCTAACTATCATGAGAATTTTACCTAGAGAAGTCGATCCTATGGTTAGTCATATACATAAAGCCTCTGCAATGGGCATATTTCAGTATTCTGTCTCATTGCTTACATGTGTTGTAGGTATACAACATGTCTCTTGAAGATCCTGGGTCAGCTTCTTTCGCAGGCATTGGTGGTTTAGGTGATCAAGTTAGAGAGTTGAGAGAAGTAATCGAACTGCCTTTGATGAATCCTGAATTGTTCGAGGTGAGCTCCTTGTGTCGCGATCGTATGCGAATTAGAAGCTCATATTCTGCGACGGAATAGCGGGTTGGTATCACCCCACCTAAGGGTGTTTTGCTCTACGGTCCACCTGGAACAGGTAAAACGCTCTTGGCTCGAGCTGTTGCAGCTACACTAAATACAAACTTCTTGAAGGTCGTTTCGTCTGCTGTAAGTTCACCAGACTCTGAGCTCATCATCTGTATCAGTCACCTTTGTCTGCTGTAAACGAGTAGCACAATTCAGCTAATAAGAAATGACTTTATAGATCGTAGACAAGTACATCGGTGAATCAGCTAGACTTATTCGAGAAATGTTCGCCTACGCAAGAGAACACGAACCATGTGTTATCTTCatggatgaaattgatgcTATTGGTGGTAGACGGTTTAGTGAAGGAACCAGTGCAGACAgagaaattcaaagaaCGTTGATGGAGGTGAGTATAATTGCAATTTAAAGAGTTTTCACATGTTGATAACACTCAAATTCACTTAGTTgttaaatcaaatggatGGATTCGATTCTCTCGGTAGAACAAAGATAATAATGGCTACAAATCGACCTGATACACTTGATCCAGCATTACTTCGTCCAGGTCGTCTTGAtagaaaaattgaaattccatTACCAAATGAACAAGGTAGATtggaaattttgaaaattcacgcaaaaggtataaataaatcaggAGATATAGATTATGAAGCCATTGTGAAACTTAGTGATGGGTTTAATGGAGCTGATTTAAGGAATGTTTGTACCGAGGTCTGTGTcacttttcttcttgatcaaattggaCCTTGATTACGAATCATACTGATATTCGAATATAGGCCGGTCTCTTTGCTATAAGGGAAGATAGAGATGCAGTCGTACAAGAAGATTTCATGAAAGCTGTAagaaaattgaatgatgCCAAGAAGCACGAGACGACGATGTGAGTGGAAATGAGTCAGGTCTGACTCGCATAAGAAAAATTAACAACTGTGCTAATTTTATGATGCTATAGGGATTATAATGCTGTTTAAAGCGTAAAGCTAGAAAGTAGTCTAGTTTCATATGTTGTGCATgtagaagataaatcaatgTTCATCGCAATCAAAAAAGACGTTCTGTGATCCATGCTTTGAACAGAAACAGAATGCATATACATGCTCatgatcaaaatacaaCAAGAAATAGATTACAGTGATTATTCattatatcaatatatcatcaaaaaattAATGCTCTCTAATCAGCAGCAatccttttttcttcttttcgtAAACGTTCATCAAGActtctttgaatttcagcttcttttctaatttGAGCATCttgatatcttctttcccactcttcatcatcattaaatttatttaattctcCAGTATTTTGAGATGTCAACgaagataaattattaactttagcttgattcttcatttcttcagtttcttgcttttctctttctttttcttcttttcgtttaatttgttcaattagatcttgtttttctttctttcttttatcTGGTTCAgctttttcttgttcttttacTTTATCTTGAAGaactttctcttcttttactaattcagctaattcagaaacaagttcttcttcatcaatttcaattctcttttcattcattgataattctcCTCCAATCTTAAtagcttgatcaatttcttcttgatcagcTATAACTTCAGCTAAAAGATTAGTagtattttcaattttttcaatagataaagatggatttgaaagaatAGATTTAAGTGTAATTGTAGAAGTTTCATAAGCTGACATAATCTATAATCaacccaaaaaaaaagaaatcaatataCATTATTCCATTTATATTATCAATAGAATTTTTCAAGAAAGAACTCACTTCAACATCTCCTTTAGCTTGATCAATACTTCTAATTACAGTTCCTAATTgttctgaagaagaaattcttttagctaataaatcttctaattgtttttttgatcttaaatatgataatgCAGTTGTTTTTTGACCTTTTGCAAGTTgttttttagctttttcttGAGATCTATTTCatacaaaatcattttagCCTTTTTTTCGAGCACAAtagaacaaaaagaaaccTTACTGATTAATCTGTTCTTCAATTCCTATTATTTGTTTCTCAACTTTACGTTGAGCATTAATTACAGAAATTACACCTTTATCAGCTTCCGTTATAGGATGATCTGTCGGTATTTGATCCGCttctaaaattttaataatcTATTACATGAATCAAAGTCAATACACCATTCAAAAGTTTTAACCAAACAGAAACGAAATCAATACTCACTTTACCATCTGAAACAATTAATCCACAATCCCTATTTAACCATTTGATTAAAACTTCTATATCTTTATTTGACAATTTATGGATTCCAGCCGGAAGTTTCTTTGAACTTGAACTACTAGGAAGACAGATTTCCCCATATCCTTCAGAAAACGTATCCATATCGAATAATGCATCAGTGTATGAGAGAATAGGGTTCTTCGATAAATGAGCTATGAAAGCAGAAGCTGATTGCTAAATTCAAACGTCTTTTGTTAATTTCGCATAAGTCAAGTTGAATTCCAGAGAAGTCAACTTACCTCTAATAAAGGTATATGAACatattcttttccttttccataACGAGACCATaaaacatcttctttttctattGTTTCACTTGATGATCCAAATGGGTTTAATTGAGATACAGCCCACCAAAGTGGTTTACCAATAAATCTAGATGTAAGAGAAGGTGGTGCATGTAAAGGAGTCAAACTGGATAAATAAGTTGATAATAGATATAATGTAGGAGGAGTTGTATTTATCATTCCATCCTACAGTACATTTAATTAATCAGTGAAATTAACTTTTTATGAGCCGTGTtatgatcaaataaataCTCACAATAACTCCGCCAATTCCTTTTGGTCTTCTTCCTAAATTATCTTCCAATTTCGATAACATCGAATCATCAACTTTTAGTATCAATctatcaccttcttctccatttaACCAGCCTGTTCTAAGAGTTTCCTCTATGACAGAAGACCACCATTGATAATTTGCTTTATATCCTGTTGGATTAGTTGTTCGTTgagaagatgttgaagcgTATAAAGCTTGTAATCTAGCTATTGAAGGAGGAGCAGTAGGTGGTGGAATCGTCCTCAGAAATGGCGGTAGATCTGATGACGACATgtcaattgatgaatcttTGTGCCAGAAACGCCTAGATATGTTTAGTCAATGAACGgaagagaaggaaaaggtgagttatcaattacattgagtttgaagttgattttgttgatgcAAGTGACGTTATGTCGCGTGAGATTGGGTGGCGAACAAATGGATTAGTCGAGTGGCATTAGGTCACAGTAAAGAGAGATATTCGCATGGTGGAATCGTGATCTAGAAGCGCACCAGAATAAAATCACACGGCCAGTAGCATGCCTCTTGCTATGGAACAACGAATTTACCCCTCAATACCTTTTGCTGTTCAATTATAGATTGATAGGCACGTTTGCAGAACGGGACAGTTGCGTGAAGTCCTACTGCCCGTGGCAGGAAAGAATCGCGTTACAAGACTTTGTCAGAGAATTTTTGCGAGTGGATACTGACAGCAGCTACGCTTCAACTTTACAGAAAGAGAGTTTCCTGGCTATGGTTTTGGTTCGATATTGGGCAATCGAGATGCAGATGGGCAGTAGATGGAAAATACAGTACTTAGGGAGATTTGGATGAGATGTGCAGGATCGTAGAAGTAATTGTGAGGATTGAAGGGAGATTTACGGACTGTAGGAACTGAGACGCTATACGGAGGACATGTTAGGTTTCAAAGCTCTGAATCGTAGAGGCGTCCTTTGCACATGCACGCACTCCGTGGATCTTATAGGATTCGATGGTATTAGGTAACATCAAAGCATTTATACAAAACATGGACGCATGCCGAGGCGAGATATCAATCCTTGGACCCCGAAGACTGTTGGTGAGGGGCCTTATTAGGTTTAGCACGACTAGGTTTAGCTTCTCTGTAGGTAAAAGCCGTCCCGCATAATTCACGTATCGTTGAAAGGTCTTTGGTTGCTTGAGAATTGTTGAGTAAGGTTATCATTCCATCTAGCACCTTGATTGTTTGTGACATTTCATGATCTATAAGAACACGTTCATTCATATTTGCTCTTGCACCCATACGTTCAAGGaatttttttgttttaccaatattattttcaaaacttGCCGAAGCCCAGCCTGTCACTGGTTTGATTTTTCTGAACTCATTCTCTATAACCCAATAAATGCTTTCCCTATTTCCAACGAGGTTTTTTCCGCTCGAATTAGTGGCGCTAAAAGTAGTTTTATGAAACCAAGGGTATAAACCTTTCATGATCCTCAAGTCCAATCTACTCTTAATCAGCTTCCACGTACTTTGATTAGCTTCAAGTTGAGATTTATTATCTTCTGCCAACTTATAAGTTACGTTCTCGCATGTTTGAATATCTGTTGTCGAGATATCCTTAAGGTCTCGCAACGTGCCATGGCGGAATTCATCCAGCATCGCTTTGACTCTATTGAACTCATTCGCTCGCCGATTACGTACCGCTAATATGTGTTGGGATTTCTGCTGTCCTACCAGTGTTGTGTCGTGTTCTTCCCCATCGTATCTTAAGTACAATCGTTGGTTTTCAACCCTTTCATTAGACAAACTGCTAATCATGCGATCAAgattttctatttcttcctcatttAGACCGTATCGGTGAGACCCTGGCCATTCGCTCAATCTCCTTGGGAGGCCAGGAGTCCTACCTGAGGGGAGACCCAGGCCGAGATTGGAAGGATCCTGGACGTTGTCCTGGGTACTGGACGCGTGAAGCTGATTGAGATTCTGGGCAAGGCCTCCATTAGCCCATGTCGTTGGATCGAACGATCCAGTGACATTTGCATGAGCTTGATGAGCTGGGTACCATGCCGATGCTTGCGACGCATCTACTGCAGAAGTGGCATTCGTAACCTGGGGATAATTCTCTGTCAGCGCTTGTGATTCGGTAGGTCCCTTCGGATGATGAATAATGCTTACCTGGTCAGAAGGGTAATTCAGATTATGTGGGATACTCGAACCGACATCCGCTACATAATCATTCGCAGTAGAGAAAGGATTGTTCCC encodes:
- a CDS encoding 26S protease regulatory subunit 10B encodes the protein MASAEASSSTSLPAPAAPPAPTIVAPAGMASEKYDAIKGYRAKVKEHSRMSDSLKQIRLNIRTLATDFDKTEDDIKALQSVGQIIGEVLKQLDEERFIVKASSGPRYVVSYRPTLPAAKLKAGVRVSLDMTTLTIMRILPREVDPMVYNMSLEDPGSASFAGIGGLGDQVRELREVIELPLMNPELFERVGITPPKGVLLYGPPGTGKTLLARAVAATLNTNFLKVVSSAIVDKYIGESARLIREMFAYAREHEPCVIFMDEIDAIGGRRFSEGTSADREIQRTLMELLNQMDGFDSLGRTKIIMATNRPDTLDPALLRPGRLDRKIEIPLPNEQGRLEILKIHAKGINKSGDIDYEAIVKLSDGFNGADLRNVCTEAGLFAIREDRDAVVQEDFMKAVRKLNDAKKHETTM